The proteins below come from a single Chelmon rostratus isolate fCheRos1 chromosome 12, fCheRos1.pri, whole genome shotgun sequence genomic window:
- the cdk5 gene encoding cyclin-dependent-like kinase 5: MQKYEKLEKIGEGTYGTVFKAKNRETHEIVALKRVRLDDDDEGVPSSALREICLLKELKHKNIVRLHDVLHSDKKLTLVFEYCDQDLKKYFDSCNGDLDPETVKSFMYQLLKGLAFCHSRNVLHRDLKPQNLLINRNGELKLADFGLARAFGIPVRCYSAEVVTLWYRPPDVLFGAKLYSTSIDMWSAGCIFAELANAGRPLFPGNDVDDQLKRIFRLLGTPTEEQWQTMTKLPDYKPYPMYPATTSLVNVVPKLSSTGRDLLQNLLKCNPVQRISAEEALQHPYFADFCPP; the protein is encoded by the exons atgcagaaatatgaaaagcttgaaaaaaTTGGAGAAG GTACGTATGGGACAGTTTTCAAGGCTAAAAACAGAGAGACCCACGAAATTGTGGCTTTGAAAAGGGTCAGGTTGGACGACGACGACGAG GGGGTGCCAAGTTCTGCTCTGAGAGAAATCTGTCTTCTGAAGGAACTTAAGCATAAAAACATTGTCAG ACTACATGATGTTTTGCACAGTGACAAGAAGTTAACCTTGGTTTTTGAATATTGTGATCAG GATTTGAAGAAGTATTTTGACAGCTGCAATGGGGATCTAGATCCAGAAACTGTGAAG TCATTCATGTACCAGCTGTTGAAAGGCCTTGCTTTCTGTCACAGTCGAAACGTTCTTCACAGAGACCTGAAGCCGCAGAATCTCCTCATAAACAGA AACGGGGAGCTGAAGCTTGCTGACTTCGGGCTGGCTCGAGCCTTTGGCATTCCTGTGAGGTGTTACTCAGCAGAG GTGGTGACATTGTGGTACCGGCCTCCAgatgtgctgtttggtgctaaACTTTATTCTACCTCAATCGACATGTGGTCTGCTGGATGCATAtttgcag AGCTGGCTAACGCTGGAAGGCCGTTATTCCCCGGGAACGATGTGGACGACCAGTTGAAAAGAATCTTCAG ATTGTTGGGTACGCCAACTGAAGAGCAGTGGCAGACAATGACGAAACTCCCGGATTACAAG CCATATCCCATGTATCCAGCCACCACCTCACTGGTGAATGTGGTCCCCAAACTAAGTAGCACAGGACGGGATCTTCTCCAG AACCTGTTAAAATGTAACCCAGTCCAGAGGATCTCTGCAGAAGAGGCCTTGCAGCACCCTTACTTTGCCGATTTCTGCCCACCCTAA